A window from Azoarcus sp. DD4 encodes these proteins:
- a CDS encoding MBL fold metallo-hydrolase, giving the protein MNTLRTITLGTLLALATIGGAVADESPLQLKVYNADGNSFHVNSVLVTGKAEAILVDAQFTRADAHRLVADILASGKALKAVYVSHGDPDYYFGLEVIKAEFPDVKVYASEPTIAWIRNTVDKKLAFWGPKLGSNAPRTPVIPEPLPREGLTLEGQKLDVLGLDSELPNRSFVWIPSIKAVVGGVNVFSGLHLWTADTQTKAQRAAWGKALDRIEALQPATVIPGHAAPQAKSGIEAVHYSRTYLQRFESELDRAPDSAAVIEAMKRQYPDAGLDIALNIGAKVNKGEMKW; this is encoded by the coding sequence CTGGCGCTGGCCACCATCGGCGGCGCCGTCGCCGACGAATCGCCGCTTCAGCTGAAGGTCTACAACGCCGACGGCAACAGCTTCCACGTCAATTCGGTGCTGGTCACCGGCAAGGCCGAAGCCATCCTCGTCGATGCGCAATTCACCCGCGCCGACGCGCACCGGCTGGTGGCCGACATCCTGGCCAGCGGCAAGGCGCTGAAGGCGGTCTACGTCAGCCACGGCGACCCCGATTACTACTTCGGCCTGGAGGTGATCAAGGCCGAGTTTCCCGACGTGAAGGTGTACGCGAGCGAACCGACGATTGCCTGGATCCGGAACACGGTCGACAAGAAGCTGGCGTTCTGGGGGCCGAAGCTGGGTTCCAACGCGCCGCGCACGCCCGTCATTCCCGAACCGCTGCCCAGGGAAGGGCTGACGCTGGAAGGACAGAAGCTCGACGTGCTGGGGCTGGACAGCGAGTTGCCGAACCGCAGCTTCGTCTGGATTCCGTCGATCAAGGCGGTGGTCGGCGGCGTCAATGTGTTCTCCGGCCTGCACCTGTGGACGGCAGACACCCAGACCAAGGCCCAGCGTGCCGCCTGGGGCAAGGCGCTGGACCGCATCGAAGCCCTGCAGCCGGCCACGGTGATTCCCGGCCACGCCGCGCCGCAGGCAAAGTCCGGCATCGAGGCGGTGCATTACAGCCGTACCTACCTGCAGCGCTTCGAAAGCGAGCTGGACCGGGCACCGGATTCGGCGGCGGTGATCGAGGCAATGAAGCGCCAGTACCCCGACGCCGGCCTCGACATCGCCCTGAACATCGGCGCCAAGGTCAACAAGGGCGAAATGAAGTGGTAA
- a CDS encoding glycosyltransferase family 2 protein — protein MHQIAFVITCKGRLHHLRQTIPAIVEQAPAEIIVVDYGCPDNTGDWVEANYPDVKVVRVGDDPGFCLPRARNIGARNSTTPWICFIDADIRINPGWLDWMNSHLAAGCFYRAAPDGGVRNNETFGTVICPRIPFEQVGGYDEAFRGWGGEDTDLYLRLTDEMKLKEAAYPSSFVEPISHDDSERTKFHDIKKRETQHLINVSYIRIKQHLLREHVDQLPIDVRSDMMEQLKRQLGRHQEGHRKTYSVVLEIKQLVARDGKQQDLLVELKKQRRFVLFGARKLRIRARPARRSGVS, from the coding sequence ATGCATCAGATCGCATTCGTGATTACCTGCAAGGGCCGCCTGCATCACCTGCGACAAACGATACCTGCGATAGTCGAGCAGGCACCGGCGGAAATCATTGTGGTGGATTACGGATGCCCTGACAACACGGGCGATTGGGTCGAGGCCAATTATCCAGATGTAAAGGTCGTACGCGTCGGGGATGATCCGGGATTCTGTCTGCCGCGTGCCAGGAACATCGGCGCCAGGAATTCGACGACGCCCTGGATCTGTTTTATCGACGCCGATATACGAATCAATCCGGGCTGGCTCGACTGGATGAATAGCCATCTTGCCGCCGGCTGCTTTTATCGGGCGGCGCCGGATGGGGGCGTGCGGAATAACGAGACATTCGGCACCGTCATTTGCCCGAGAATTCCGTTCGAGCAGGTCGGCGGATATGACGAGGCATTCCGCGGCTGGGGCGGGGAGGATACCGATCTCTATCTACGGCTGACGGACGAAATGAAATTGAAGGAGGCTGCATATCCCTCCAGTTTCGTCGAACCGATATCGCACGACGACAGTGAAAGAACGAAATTCCACGACATCAAGAAGCGGGAAACGCAGCATCTGATCAATGTGTCCTACATCAGGATCAAACAGCACCTGCTTCGTGAACATGTCGATCAGCTCCCCATCGATGTCCGCAGCGACATGATGGAGCAGCTCAAGCGCCAGCTCGGCCGCCATCAGGAAGGGCACAGGAAGACCTACTCGGTCGTCCTGGAGATCAAGCAGCTTGTTGCCCGGGATGGCAAACAGCAGGATCTTCTGGTCGAGCTGAAAAAGCAGCGGCGATTCGTTCTGTTCGGTGCGCGCAAGCTGCGCATCAGGGCACGGCCCGCGCGCCGGTCCGGCGTGTCATGA
- a CDS encoding UDP-glucuronic acid decarboxylase family protein: MRILVTGGAGFIGSHLCRRLLADGHEVLSADNYFTGSRKNIHDLLANPNFEALRHDITFPLHVEVDQIYNFACPASPVHYQYDPVQTTKTSVHGAINMLGLAKRTGARILQASTSEVYGDPEIHPQTEDYWGRVNPIGPRSCYDEGKRCAETLFFDYYRQHKLDIKVVRIFNTYGPGMQLHDGRVISNFIVQALHGEDITLYGDGSQTRSFCYVSDLVDGVVRMMQSGPGFTGPVNLGNPSEYTIAQLAETIIRLCGSRSKLAFKPLPEDDPRQRQPDIGLARKNLEWWPSIPLEDGLRETIAYFRRLLDTPPNTAKGANR; this comes from the coding sequence ATGCGAATTCTGGTAACTGGCGGAGCCGGATTCATTGGCTCCCATTTGTGTCGGCGCCTTCTGGCAGACGGGCACGAGGTGCTTTCGGCAGACAATTATTTTACGGGAAGCCGCAAGAACATTCATGACCTGCTGGCCAATCCGAACTTTGAAGCACTACGCCACGACATCACATTTCCGCTCCATGTCGAGGTCGATCAAATCTATAACTTCGCCTGCCCGGCATCTCCGGTTCATTATCAGTACGACCCGGTGCAAACCACCAAGACCAGCGTCCACGGCGCCATCAATATGCTGGGACTGGCCAAGAGGACGGGCGCGCGCATTCTGCAGGCATCCACCTCCGAGGTATACGGCGACCCGGAAATTCATCCGCAAACGGAAGATTACTGGGGCCGGGTCAATCCGATCGGTCCGCGCAGCTGCTATGACGAAGGCAAGCGCTGCGCCGAGACGCTGTTTTTCGATTACTACCGTCAGCACAAGCTCGACATCAAGGTGGTCCGGATCTTCAATACCTACGGCCCCGGCATGCAATTGCACGATGGCCGTGTCATCAGCAATTTCATTGTCCAGGCTTTGCATGGCGAGGACATTACCCTCTACGGCGACGGCAGCCAGACGCGCTCCTTCTGCTACGTGAGCGATCTGGTCGACGGCGTGGTCCGGATGATGCAAAGCGGGCCGGGCTTCACCGGGCCGGTGAATCTCGGCAACCCGTCGGAATACACCATCGCCCAGCTCGCCGAAACCATCATCCGGCTGTGCGGTTCCAGGTCGAAACTCGCCTTCAAGCCGCTGCCGGAAGACGATCCGCGTCAGCGCCAGCCCGACATCGGCCTGGCACGGAAGAACCTCGAGTGGTGGCCGAGCATTCCGCTGGAGGATGGTCTGCGGGAAACAATCGCCTACTTCAGGCGCCTGCTGGATACGCCCCCGAACACCGCGAAAGGCGCCAACCGGTAG
- a CDS encoding EAL domain-containing protein, whose translation MKQAPRSFTHALVLNATGLVIVLVAAFLVAMVWQGVSSTREAEERDVARALERAVERLQILIRAAEMTADSAARAAGNPTVTGATLQAVLEKSLAAFEQRPELSYLGIALAEHGEYGNLERTADGRILLWLHPGARPTDPVTRNHLLTDTGFKPHEQRDPDGYDPRVRPFYRAALDAPVEGRWLPAYQWIVHGGGSTPLWGFSYVRPLRDHAGQLIGVLDADLDIPALNRFLAAIAAEYAVELQVVELGGTPSLIGARQVGSAPLPVPDELGTLIGGGVDGFVGRVQWQDEDRWAATRQLTLPGGPTWLIVASRPATLIDAPLRKQLYQVAGMGLAMLLGLVLISVRMARRFGRPLAELERSVARIEQLDSRAPLVIPPLSDGFRETRRLGEALGRMATALRQREEQLAIQNVQLLEAKEQQLASLALKGAVFDSTDTAILSLDHDLAVIEWNAAAERLFALRRDETGRAVAEKLCAPDGPADWSAILARTEPGIFQLTGAQGVFEAELRVIALHRDGRPIHTLFINDVSARRNAERRLRHLATHDALTDLPNRHLLQERLEQAIACSDRSGRSLALLLLDLDRFKIINDAYGHPFGDEVLKVIGARLVSLLRPNDTVARHGGDQFLILLTDLHDSTDADLSACQIIERLRQPITLEGREIHLSGSIGLSVFPQDCDTADALIINADLAMYRAKSLGRNTFQGFTQELSRDTQRRVSLETCLRGAAAAGQLQLLYQPKVSLQSGAIVGCEALLRWHHPELGMVPPSHFIPVAEDSGLIIPISDWVLRTACLQAKAWSDAGLPPTTVAVNISARQLLQQDLAAWTADMLRETGLAPELLELELTESLIAQDVEKMIATFGRLKAAGVKLSIDDFGTGYSSLAYLKHFRVDALKIDQSFVRNMLTQTEDATIVRAVIALAHNLKFKVIAEGVETAEQCGLLREHRCDEIQGYYFSKPVSAEAFAALLRRDLRLTLDSVL comes from the coding sequence ATGAAACAGGCGCCCCGCTCGTTTACCCATGCATTGGTGCTGAACGCGACCGGCCTGGTCATCGTGCTGGTAGCTGCCTTCCTGGTCGCCATGGTCTGGCAGGGCGTCAGCAGCACCAGGGAGGCGGAAGAGCGGGATGTCGCCCGCGCGCTCGAACGGGCGGTCGAGCGGCTGCAGATCCTGATCCGTGCCGCCGAGATGACGGCCGACTCGGCCGCGCGCGCAGCCGGCAACCCGACCGTGACCGGGGCGACCCTGCAGGCGGTGCTGGAGAAATCGCTGGCTGCGTTCGAACAGCGGCCGGAGCTGAGCTACCTCGGCATCGCGCTGGCCGAGCACGGCGAGTACGGCAACCTCGAAAGAACCGCCGACGGCCGGATCCTGCTGTGGCTTCACCCCGGCGCCCGGCCCACCGATCCGGTGACGCGCAACCATCTCCTGACCGATACCGGGTTCAAACCCCACGAGCAGCGCGACCCGGACGGCTACGATCCGCGCGTGCGTCCGTTCTACCGCGCAGCGCTGGACGCGCCGGTCGAGGGGCGCTGGCTGCCGGCCTACCAGTGGATCGTCCACGGCGGCGGCAGCACCCCGCTGTGGGGATTCAGCTATGTGAGGCCGCTACGCGACCACGCCGGCCAGTTGATCGGCGTACTGGACGCCGATCTCGACATCCCGGCGCTCAACCGCTTCCTGGCAGCCATCGCCGCCGAATACGCGGTGGAACTCCAGGTCGTCGAACTTGGCGGAACGCCGAGCCTGATCGGCGCCCGGCAGGTCGGCAGCGCGCCGCTGCCCGTGCCGGACGAACTGGGCACGCTGATCGGAGGCGGCGTGGATGGCTTCGTGGGTCGCGTGCAATGGCAGGATGAAGACCGCTGGGCGGCCACCCGCCAACTGACCTTGCCGGGCGGCCCCACCTGGCTGATCGTCGCATCGCGCCCCGCGACGCTCATCGACGCGCCGCTGCGCAAGCAGTTGTACCAGGTGGCCGGCATGGGACTGGCGATGCTGCTCGGCCTCGTGCTGATCTCGGTCCGCATGGCCCGCCGCTTCGGCCGGCCGCTGGCCGAACTGGAGCGCAGCGTCGCCCGTATCGAGCAACTGGACAGCCGCGCTCCGCTGGTCATTCCGCCCCTCTCCGATGGCTTCCGCGAAACCCGGCGGCTGGGCGAGGCGCTGGGCCGCATGGCCACGGCCTTGCGGCAACGCGAGGAACAGCTCGCCATCCAGAACGTGCAACTGCTCGAAGCCAAAGAGCAGCAGCTGGCCTCGCTGGCGCTGAAGGGCGCCGTTTTCGATTCCACCGACACCGCCATCCTCAGCCTGGACCACGATCTTGCGGTGATCGAATGGAATGCGGCGGCCGAGCGCCTGTTCGCCCTGCGGCGGGACGAGACCGGCCGCGCCGTCGCCGAAAAGCTGTGCGCGCCCGACGGCCCCGCCGACTGGAGCGCGATCCTCGCCCGCACCGAGCCGGGCATCTTCCAGCTGACCGGAGCCCAGGGCGTGTTCGAGGCGGAACTGCGGGTCATCGCCCTGCATCGGGACGGACGCCCGATCCACACGCTGTTCATCAACGATGTCTCTGCGCGCCGGAACGCCGAGCGGCGGCTGCGGCATCTGGCCACCCACGACGCGCTCACCGACCTGCCCAACCGCCACCTGTTGCAGGAGCGCCTCGAACAGGCCATCGCGTGCTCGGACCGGAGCGGCCGGTCGCTCGCCTTGCTGCTGCTCGACCTCGATCGTTTCAAGATCATCAACGATGCGTATGGACACCCCTTCGGGGACGAGGTGCTCAAGGTGATCGGCGCCCGGCTCGTCTCACTCCTGCGCCCTAACGACACCGTGGCACGCCACGGCGGCGACCAGTTCCTGATCCTCCTGACCGATCTGCACGACAGCACCGACGCCGACCTCAGCGCGTGCCAGATCATCGAGCGCCTCCGCCAGCCCATCACGCTGGAAGGCCGCGAGATCCACCTGTCCGGCAGCATCGGCCTGAGCGTGTTCCCCCAGGACTGCGACACCGCCGATGCCCTGATCATCAATGCGGACCTGGCGATGTACCGCGCCAAGAGCCTAGGGCGCAACACCTTCCAGGGCTTCACGCAGGAACTGAGCCGGGACACGCAGCGCCGCGTCAGCCTGGAAACCTGCCTGCGCGGCGCGGCGGCGGCCGGCCAGCTGCAACTGCTCTATCAACCCAAGGTCAGCCTGCAGAGCGGAGCGATCGTCGGCTGCGAGGCCTTGTTGCGCTGGCATCATCCCGAACTCGGCATGGTGCCGCCCAGCCATTTCATCCCTGTCGCGGAAGATTCGGGCTTGATCATCCCGATCAGCGACTGGGTGTTGCGCACCGCCTGCCTGCAGGCCAAGGCCTGGTCGGATGCGGGCCTGCCGCCGACCACCGTCGCGGTGAACATTTCGGCACGCCAGCTGCTGCAACAGGATCTCGCCGCCTGGACGGCGGACATGCTGCGTGAAACCGGGCTCGCCCCGGAACTGCTGGAACTGGAGCTGACCGAAAGCCTGATCGCCCAGGACGTCGAGAAGATGATCGCCACCTTCGGGCGGCTCAAGGCGGCCGGCGTGAAGCTGTCGATCGACGACTTCGGCACCGGCTACTCCAGCCTCGCCTACCTGAAGCATTTCCGCGTGGATGCGCTGAAGATCGACCAGTCCTTCGTGCGCAACATGCTCACCCAGACCGAGGATGCGACCATCGTGCGTGCGGTCATCGCGCTCGCCCACAACCTCAAGTTCAAGGTGATCGCCGAGGGCGTCGAAACGGCCGAGCAATGCGGCCTGCTGCGCGAACACCGCTGCGACGAGATCCAGGGCTATTACTTCAGCAAACCCGTCTCCGCAGAAGCCTTTGCAGCGCTGCTCCGGCGCGACCTGCGGCTGACTCTGGACAGCGTGCTTTAA
- a CDS encoding KTSC domain-containing protein, producing MEMKRISSGKLRAIGYDARQRLLRVELDDGSAIEYAAVGEEVWRRLSGSGSAWSYYRDNIEEEFAGKRVAAKAAPKANPLDDLFK from the coding sequence ATGGAGATGAAACGCATCAGTTCCGGCAAGCTGCGCGCCATCGGCTACGACGCGCGCCAGCGCCTGCTGCGGGTGGAGCTGGACGACGGCAGTGCAATCGAATACGCCGCAGTCGGCGAGGAAGTCTGGCGCAGGCTGTCGGGTTCCGGCTCGGCGTGGAGCTATTACCGCGACAACATCGAGGAAGAATTCGCCGGCAAGCGGGTGGCGGCCAAGGCGGCGCCGAAGGCGAATCCGCTGGACGATCTGTTCAAGTAG
- a CDS encoding DUF2282 domain-containing protein: MSKSLTAASLALAFGAAVSIAAAPALAQDTMADKEKCYGVALKGKNDCKAGAGTSCAGTSKVDHQGNAWSLVPKGSCEKMASSTSPTGHGQLMEFKAKKM, translated from the coding sequence ATGAGCAAATCGCTTACCGCCGCTTCCCTCGCCCTGGCCTTCGGCGCCGCCGTGTCCATCGCCGCCGCCCCTGCGCTTGCCCAGGACACGATGGCCGACAAGGAAAAATGCTACGGCGTCGCCCTCAAGGGCAAGAACGACTGCAAGGCCGGTGCCGGCACCAGCTGCGCCGGTACGTCGAAGGTCGACCATCAGGGCAACGCCTGGTCGCTGGTCCCGAAAGGCAGCTGCGAGAAGATGGCCTCGTCCACCTCGCCGACCGGCCATGGGCAGCTGATGGAATTCAAGGCAAAGAAGATGTGA
- a CDS encoding DUF692 domain-containing protein: MTTCNFPPADAGIPALRAAPPRSGLGLKPEHFRTILDTLPELGFFEIHAENYMVDGGPFHHYLTRIRSRYPLSIHGVGLSIGGQDALDEDHLDRLAALVARYEPLLFSEHLAWSSHGEVFLNDLLPAPYDAASLQRVCDHIDRVHERLRRRMLLENPATYVEFAASTMTEGEFISEVVRRTGCGLLLDVNNAYVSCINHGRDPATFIDTLPLAATAQIHLAGFDRDADAAAAGEVLLIDSHGAPVAQAVWALYRSALHRTGAVPTLIERDHDIPAFPVLLAEARRAETLLQAVGAERAEYA; this comes from the coding sequence ATGACGACATGCAACTTTCCGCCGGCGGACGCAGGCATTCCCGCGCTGCGCGCCGCCCCGCCGCGCAGCGGCCTGGGCCTCAAGCCCGAGCACTTTCGCACCATCCTCGACACCCTGCCCGAACTCGGCTTTTTCGAGATCCACGCCGAGAATTACATGGTGGACGGCGGGCCTTTCCATCACTACCTGACGCGGATCCGCAGCCGCTACCCCTTGTCCATCCACGGCGTCGGACTGTCCATCGGCGGCCAGGATGCGCTCGACGAGGATCACCTGGACAGGCTCGCTGCGCTGGTCGCGCGCTACGAGCCCCTGCTGTTCTCCGAACACCTCGCCTGGTCCAGCCACGGCGAGGTCTTTCTCAACGACCTGCTGCCGGCCCCTTACGATGCCGCCAGCCTGCAGCGCGTCTGCGATCACATCGACCGCGTGCACGAACGCCTGCGCCGCCGCATGCTGCTGGAAAATCCGGCGACCTATGTCGAATTCGCCGCCTCCACGATGACGGAAGGCGAATTCATCAGCGAGGTCGTCAGGCGTACCGGCTGCGGGCTGCTGCTCGACGTGAACAACGCCTACGTATCGTGCATCAACCACGGCCGCGATCCGGCGACCTTCATCGACACCTTGCCGCTGGCCGCGACGGCGCAGATCCACCTTGCCGGATTCGACCGCGATGCCGATGCGGCTGCCGCCGGCGAGGTGCTGCTGATCGACAGCCACGGCGCGCCGGTCGCCCAGGCGGTGTGGGCGCTGTACCGTTCGGCCCTGCATCGCACCGGGGCGGTCCCGACGCTGATCGAGCGCGACCACGACATCCCCGCATTCCCCGTCCTGCTCGCCGAAGCACGGCGGGCCGAAACACTGCTGCAGGCGGTCGGCGCCGAGCGCGCGGAGTACGCATGA
- a CDS encoding DUF2063 domain-containing protein — MMNPLDDVAAALLDPGRPCPDGLTVWNGSDPARRFRVYRNNVAISLIDALADSFPVTQELVGEEFFRAMARIYAYAHPPRSPVLAFYGAGFADFIDGFPPAAGLPYLADVARLEYLRVLACHAADAQPLGAAELAAALADEAALPALGLRLHPSLHVLASASAVVSLWAAHQGLLELSAVAPDTAETALILRNGIDVEVMRIAPAAASFIAVLQAGGPLGEAATAATAADTGFDLAGVLGLLLQKSAITALTPTRRQP, encoded by the coding sequence ATGATGAATCCGCTGGACGACGTCGCCGCCGCCCTGCTCGACCCCGGCCGGCCCTGCCCCGATGGACTGACGGTCTGGAACGGTTCCGATCCGGCACGACGCTTCCGGGTGTATCGCAACAACGTCGCCATCTCGCTGATCGATGCCCTGGCCGATAGCTTCCCGGTGACGCAGGAACTTGTCGGCGAGGAATTCTTCCGTGCCATGGCGCGCATCTACGCCTATGCCCATCCGCCGCGATCGCCCGTCCTGGCCTTCTACGGCGCCGGCTTTGCCGATTTCATCGACGGCTTTCCGCCCGCCGCCGGACTGCCCTACCTGGCCGATGTCGCCCGACTCGAATATTTACGGGTGCTCGCCTGCCACGCCGCCGACGCGCAGCCGCTGGGCGCCGCCGAGCTGGCCGCCGCACTGGCCGACGAAGCGGCGCTGCCGGCGCTGGGCCTGCGCTTGCATCCCTCACTGCACGTGCTGGCCTCGGCTTCGGCCGTGGTCTCCCTGTGGGCCGCCCACCAGGGCCTGCTCGAACTGTCGGCGGTGGCGCCCGACACCGCGGAAACGGCGCTGATCCTGCGTAACGGAATCGATGTCGAAGTCATGCGCATCGCGCCGGCGGCGGCCAGTTTCATCGCAGTGCTGCAGGCCGGCGGCCCGCTCGGCGAGGCGGCAACAGCGGCGACGGCAGCCGACACCGGCTTCGACCTGGCAGGCGTTCTCGGCCTGCTGCTGCAGAAATCCGCCATCACGGCGCTGACACCCACGAGGAGACAGCCATGA
- a CDS encoding DoxX family protein — translation MNTPAPGSHAAPASPIAGLILGGIALLSRIPDTLIALLGRFSVAAIFWKSGQTKIEGFVLDIVSGEAGFGWPRLSDSAIELFRSEYRLPLLPPELAAPMAAVAEHVFPALILLGLATRFSALALLVMTLTIQLFVYPDAYPTHGVWATVLLVLIARGPGAISLDHWLARRYAPR, via the coding sequence ATGAACACGCCCGCCCCAGGCAGCCATGCCGCGCCGGCATCGCCCATCGCCGGACTGATACTCGGCGGCATCGCGCTGCTGTCGCGCATTCCGGATACGCTGATCGCACTGCTGGGGCGCTTCTCCGTCGCCGCGATCTTCTGGAAATCGGGCCAGACGAAGATCGAGGGCTTCGTGCTCGACATCGTCTCCGGCGAGGCCGGGTTCGGCTGGCCGAGGCTGTCGGATTCGGCCATCGAACTGTTCCGCAGCGAATATCGCCTGCCGCTGCTGCCGCCCGAACTCGCCGCGCCGATGGCGGCCGTCGCCGAGCATGTGTTCCCCGCCCTCATCCTGCTCGGGCTGGCGACGCGCTTCTCCGCGCTGGCGCTGCTGGTGATGACCCTGACCATCCAGCTCTTCGTCTATCCGGACGCCTACCCGACCCACGGCGTGTGGGCGACGGTGCTGCTGGTGCTGATCGCCCGCGGCCCCGGTGCGATCTCGCTCGACCACTGGCTGGCCCGGCGCTACGCCCCGCGCTGA
- a CDS encoding NAD(P)-dependent oxidoreductase, which produces MKIVIIGASGYVGSALLAEALARGHQVTALVGHPEKLAANPNLAALKTDVLDTATLVTQLRGHEAVISAFSGHAQTEVYNYYVQGIRSIIDATKEAAVPRLLVVGGAASLEVAPGVQLLDTPEFPAQWKETAAGAREALNILRTETHLDWSFLSPSAYLEPGERTGKFRLGGDQLLVDAAGKSHISLQDYAVAMIDELEKPAHSRKRFTVGY; this is translated from the coding sequence ATGAAGATCGTCATCATCGGCGCCAGCGGCTATGTCGGTTCCGCCCTGCTCGCAGAAGCGCTGGCCCGCGGCCACCAGGTCACCGCCCTGGTCGGCCACCCGGAAAAGCTCGCCGCCAACCCCAATCTCGCCGCGCTGAAGACCGACGTGCTCGACACCGCCACCCTGGTCACCCAGTTGCGCGGCCACGAGGCGGTGATCAGCGCCTTCAGCGGCCACGCCCAGACCGAGGTCTACAACTACTACGTGCAGGGCATCCGCTCCATCATCGATGCCACCAAGGAAGCCGCCGTGCCGCGCCTGCTGGTGGTGGGCGGCGCCGCCAGCCTGGAAGTGGCCCCCGGCGTGCAGCTGCTCGACACCCCGGAATTCCCGGCGCAATGGAAGGAAACCGCCGCCGGCGCGCGCGAGGCGCTCAACATCCTGCGCACCGAGACCCATCTCGACTGGAGCTTCCTCAGCCCCTCGGCCTACCTGGAACCCGGCGAGCGCACCGGCAAGTTCCGCCTCGGCGGCGACCAGCTGCTGGTCGATGCCGCCGGAAAGAGCCACATCTCGCTGCAGGACTACGCCGTGGCGATGATCGATGAGCTGGAAAAGCCGGCGCACAGCCGCAAGCGCTTCACCGTCGGTTACTGA
- a CDS encoding GntR family transcriptional regulator — translation MHTPATDTHDGSASQTVRAQLRLREMILDGELPAGERVSEPVVAEITGISRTPIRAALVRLQEEGLLEPIPSGGFRVRAFSVDEIRDAIEIRGTLEGLAARLAAERGVPDGELRAMSDCVARIDDVLDAGDLDEARFERYVDANARFHELLAGACRSEVVQRQVARGNALPFASPNGFIRVQAAAPDALRTLLIANAQHRAVIEAIAGREGARAEALMREHARIAHRNLQASLANPRVMDLIPGGRLIRQG, via the coding sequence ATGCATACCCCCGCTACCGACACCCACGACGGTTCGGCCTCGCAAACGGTCCGGGCGCAACTGCGCCTGCGCGAAATGATCCTCGACGGCGAACTCCCCGCCGGCGAGCGCGTTTCCGAACCAGTGGTCGCCGAAATCACCGGCATCTCGCGCACACCGATCCGCGCCGCGCTGGTCCGCCTGCAGGAAGAAGGCCTGCTCGAGCCCATTCCTTCCGGCGGCTTCCGCGTGCGCGCCTTCTCGGTGGACGAGATCCGCGACGCCATCGAGATCCGCGGCACGCTCGAAGGGCTGGCCGCCCGCCTCGCCGCCGAGCGCGGCGTGCCCGATGGCGAACTGCGGGCGATGTCGGACTGCGTTGCGCGCATCGACGACGTGCTCGATGCCGGCGATCTCGACGAGGCGCGCTTCGAGCGTTACGTCGATGCCAACGCCCGCTTCCACGAACTGCTGGCCGGCGCCTGTCGCAGCGAGGTGGTGCAGCGCCAGGTAGCGCGCGGCAATGCCCTGCCCTTCGCCTCGCCCAACGGCTTCATCCGCGTCCAGGCCGCCGCGCCCGATGCGCTGCGCACCCTGCTGATCGCCAATGCCCAGCATCGCGCCGTCATCGAGGCCATCGCCGGCCGCGAAGGCGCGCGCGCCGAAGCGCTGATGCGCGAGCACGCCCGCATCGCCCACCGCAACCTGCAGGCCTCGCTGGCCAATCCGCGCGTCATGGACCTGATTCCCGGCGGTCGCCTGATCCGCCAAGGTTAA